A window from Hoeflea sp. IMCC20628 encodes these proteins:
- a CDS encoding nucleotidyltransferase domain-containing protein, whose protein sequence is MRPSEVLERHRSDARAIIARYPLEYPRIFGSTARGSDAEGSDVDILVRLSGNLSYFDLSALERELATLMGVKVDVRTEGEFSAEMLERISRDFVAL, encoded by the coding sequence ATGCGTCCATCTGAGGTTCTTGAGAGACATCGCAGCGATGCGAGGGCGATAATCGCGCGTTATCCGCTAGAATATCCGCGAATTTTCGGTTCGACAGCACGCGGCAGCGACGCTGAAGGCAGTGACGTTGACATATTGGTACGCCTTTCGGGAAATCTAAGTTATTTCGATCTGTCCGCTTTGGAACGCGAATTGGCGACACTGATGGGCGTTAAAGTCGATGTGCGCACAGAGGGGGAATTTTCGGCTGAGATGCTTGAACGCATTTCGCGCGATTTTGTGGCGCTATGA
- a CDS encoding DUF86 domain-containing protein, producing the protein MIDDPYLADMMKSMLAWCEKAETIASYQQLDSFRVDEIRQLALAKVVEQIGETAGRMLERWPDWVKANQQLRLIDAYAMRNRLVHGYDRIDLEILFYTARETVPQLAAQLRTILGGFDDKS; encoded by the coding sequence ATGATCGACGATCCTTATCTGGCTGACATGATGAAAAGCATGTTGGCCTGGTGTGAAAAGGCAGAGACAATTGCTTCGTATCAGCAATTGGATAGCTTTCGAGTGGATGAGATACGTCAGCTCGCACTGGCGAAGGTGGTCGAGCAGATTGGCGAAACCGCGGGTCGGATGTTGGAGCGTTGGCCAGACTGGGTCAAAGCAAATCAACAGCTTCGACTTATAGATGCCTATGCAATGCGGAACCGGCTTGTTCATGGTTATGATCGAATAGATCTGGAAATTCTCTTTTACACTGCCCGTGAGACTGTGCCTCAATTGGCCGCCCAGCTCAGAACTATTCTTGGCGGTTTTGATGACAAGTCGTAA
- the thrS gene encoding threonine--tRNA ligase, which yields MASAVSLTFPDGSKREYPAGTTGREVAESISKSLAKKAVAIALDGELADLSDPVRDGALEIVTRTDPRALELIRHDAAHVMAEAVQELFPGTQVTIGPVIENGFYYDFARNAPFTPEDLPVIEKKMKEIIARNKPFTKEVWSREEAERVFKDKGEAYKVELIETIKSGEDLKIYRQGDWFDMCRGPHMASTGQIGTAFKLMKVAGAYWRGDSNNTMLTRIYGTAWADQAELDAYLHMLEEAEKRDHRRLGREMDLFHFQEEGPGVVFWHSKGWRMFQNLVAYMRRRLDRDYEEVNAPQILDKSLWETSGHWGWYQENMFAVKSAHAFTHPEDETADNRIFALKPMNCPGHVQLFKHGLKSYRDLPVRLAEFGNVHRYEPSGALHGLMRVRAFTQDDAHVFCTEEQLEAECLKINDLMMSVYRDFGFEEVVVKLATRPEKRVGTDVMWDHAEDILRKVLEKMAAESGGRIKTGINEGEGTFYGPKFEYTLRDAIGREWQCGTTQVDFNLPERFGAFYIGSDSEKKQPVMVHRAICGSLERFLGILIESHAGHMPLWFAPLQVVVATITSEADDYGATVAQKLRDAGLQVDTDFRNEKINYKVREHSLAKVPVMLVCGMREAEEQTVNIRRLGSRDQVPMTLVDAIDKLVEEATPPDLLRKEAEKAARSA from the coding sequence ATGGCTTCCGCCGTATCCCTCACATTTCCCGATGGCTCCAAACGCGAATATCCAGCCGGTACGACTGGTCGCGAGGTCGCTGAATCAATTTCCAAATCGCTTGCCAAGAAGGCGGTGGCGATCGCGCTCGACGGTGAGCTTGCCGATCTGAGCGACCCGGTCCGCGATGGCGCGCTGGAAATTGTCACCCGCACCGATCCGCGCGCGCTTGAACTGATCCGGCACGACGCCGCCCATGTGATGGCTGAAGCCGTGCAGGAGCTTTTTCCCGGTACGCAGGTCACCATCGGTCCGGTGATCGAAAACGGGTTCTATTACGATTTTGCCCGCAACGCGCCGTTCACACCGGAAGACCTGCCGGTGATCGAGAAAAAGATGAAAGAAATCATCGCCCGCAACAAGCCCTTCACCAAGGAGGTCTGGTCGCGCGAGGAAGCCGAGCGCGTGTTCAAGGACAAGGGCGAGGCCTACAAGGTCGAACTGATTGAAACGATCAAGTCGGGCGAAGATCTGAAGATCTACCGCCAGGGCGACTGGTTCGACATGTGCCGTGGTCCGCATATGGCATCGACCGGGCAGATCGGCACCGCCTTCAAACTCATGAAGGTCGCTGGCGCCTACTGGCGCGGCGATTCCAACAACACCATGCTGACCCGTATTTACGGCACGGCCTGGGCTGATCAGGCTGAGCTTGATGCCTATCTGCACATGCTAGAAGAAGCCGAGAAGCGCGACCACCGCCGCCTGGGCCGTGAAATGGATCTGTTCCATTTCCAGGAAGAGGGGCCGGGCGTCGTCTTCTGGCATTCCAAGGGTTGGCGCATGTTCCAGAACCTGGTTGCCTATATGCGCCGCCGTCTGGATCGTGACTATGAAGAGGTCAACGCGCCGCAGATCCTCGACAAGAGCCTGTGGGAAACCTCCGGTCACTGGGGCTGGTATCAGGAGAACATGTTTGCGGTGAAATCCGCCCATGCCTTCACCCATCCCGAGGACGAGACTGCCGACAACCGGATTTTTGCGCTCAAGCCAATGAACTGCCCGGGCCACGTGCAGCTCTTCAAGCATGGTCTGAAATCCTATCGCGATCTGCCTGTCCGGCTGGCCGAATTTGGCAATGTGCACCGCTATGAGCCTTCGGGCGCGCTGCACGGGCTGATGCGGGTGCGTGCGTTCACGCAGGATGATGCGCATGTGTTCTGCACCGAGGAGCAGCTTGAGGCGGAATGCCTGAAGATCAATGATCTGATGATGTCGGTCTATCGCGACTTTGGCTTTGAAGAAGTGGTGGTCAAGCTTGCCACCCGGCCGGAAAAGCGCGTTGGCACCGACGTGATGTGGGATCATGCCGAGGACATTCTGCGCAAAGTTCTCGAAAAAATGGCGGCCGAATCAGGCGGACGCATCAAGACCGGCATCAATGAAGGCGAGGGGACGTTCTACGGACCCAAGTTCGAATACACCTTGCGGGATGCGATTGGCCGCGAGTGGCAATGCGGCACGACGCAGGTTGATTTCAATCTGCCCGAGCGCTTCGGAGCTTTCTATATCGGATCGGATTCGGAGAAGAAGCAGCCGGTGATGGTTCACCGCGCGATCTGTGGATCACTTGAGCGGTTCCTGGGCATTCTGATCGAAAGCCATGCCGGGCACATGCCGCTGTGGTTTGCGCCGCTGCAGGTTGTCGTGGCGACGATCACATCAGAGGCCGATGATTACGGTGCGACGGTGGCGCAAAAGCTGCGTGATGCGGGGCTGCAGGTCGACACCGACTTCCGCAACGAGAAGATCAACTACAAGGTCCGCGAACATTCGCTGGCCAAGGTTCCGGTGATGCTGGTTTGCGGCATGCGCGAAGCCGAAGAGCAGACGGTCAACATCCGCCGGCTTGGAAGCCGTGATCAGGTTCCAATGACACTTGTCGATGCGATTGACAAATTGGTCGAGGAAGCAACGCCTCCGGATCTTCTGCGCAAGGAAGCCGAAAAGGCTGCTCGGTCAGCATAG
- a CDS encoding iron-sulfur cluster assembly scaffold protein, translating to MIDDVYNAKILDFAGNIPRIGTLEDADAEASAHSKLCGSKVKVWLKMDGDLVADFAHDVKACALGQASSSIMARNIIGASAAELREVRETMRKMLKENGPAPEGRFADLKFLEPVRDYRARHASTLLTFDAVNDCLDQIEARRAEEDAA from the coding sequence ATGATCGATGATGTCTACAACGCAAAAATCCTGGATTTCGCCGGCAATATTCCACGCATAGGCACGCTTGAGGATGCGGATGCGGAAGCCTCGGCGCATTCCAAATTATGCGGCTCCAAGGTCAAGGTCTGGCTGAAGATGGATGGCGACCTGGTCGCCGATTTCGCCCATGACGTCAAAGCCTGCGCACTCGGCCAGGCCTCGTCCTCGATCATGGCGCGCAACATCATCGGCGCAAGTGCTGCTGAATTGCGCGAAGTGCGCGAGACCATGCGCAAGATGTTGAAGGAAAATGGTCCGGCGCCTGAAGGTCGGTTTGCCGACCTCAAATTCCTCGAGCCGGTGCGCGACTACCGGGCGCGGCACGCCTCGACGCTGCTGACTTTTGATGCGGTCAATGACTGCCTCGACCAGATCGAAGCGCGCCGGGCCGAGGAAGACGCGGCTTGA
- the folE gene encoding GTP cyclohydrolase I FolE, whose translation MDAIVNKMSDKGKDNRPTEAEAEEAVRTLLRWTGDDITREGLLDTPKRVVKAYKELFSGYDLDAEEELGRTFEEVAGYDDIVLIKDIPFFSHCEHHMVPIIGKAHVAYLPDGKVLGLSKIARAVEIFGRRLQTQETMTAQVAHSIDETLQPRGVAVMIEAEHMCMAMRGIKKQGSTTITTTFTGAFKQDPHEQVRFITLIRG comes from the coding sequence ATGGATGCTATCGTGAACAAGATGTCCGACAAGGGCAAAGACAACCGGCCAACCGAGGCCGAAGCCGAAGAAGCCGTGCGCACGCTGCTGCGCTGGACCGGCGACGACATCACCCGCGAGGGCCTGCTTGATACACCCAAGCGCGTCGTCAAAGCCTACAAGGAGCTGTTTTCGGGCTACGATCTCGACGCTGAGGAAGAACTCGGCCGCACCTTCGAGGAAGTCGCCGGCTACGACGACATCGTCCTGATCAAGGACATCCCGTTCTTCTCCCATTGCGAGCACCACATGGTGCCGATCATCGGCAAGGCGCATGTCGCCTATCTGCCCGACGGCAAGGTGCTTGGCCTGTCGAAAATTGCCCGCGCGGTCGAGATTTTCGGGCGCAGGCTGCAAACCCAGGAAACCATGACCGCCCAAGTGGCCCATTCGATTGATGAAACCCTGCAGCCACGAGGTGTCGCGGTTATGATCGAGGCCGAGCATATGTGCATGGCGATGCGCGGCATCAAGAAGCAAGGCTCGACAACCATCACCACGACCTTTACAGGCGCATTCAAACAGGACCCGCACGAACAGGTCCGCTTCATCACATTGATCCGGGGTTGA
- a CDS encoding CoA ester lyase, with protein sequence MRSLLFVPGDSERKMRKAIDCGADALILDLEDSVAQSRKAEARQIVASFLQNTERSAQAPRLIVRVNALDTGLTGDDLTAVVRASPDAILLPKASSGADIQDLDARISVEEAASGLPAGQVLIHALMTETATGMLAAASFSNKSVRLSALTWGAEDLAADIGASSNKNDNGSYTDVFRLARSLTILAAANAGVDAIDTVFTDFRDMGGLDAECRAAVRDGFSGKMAIHPDQVSIINAAFTPPSEDVERAVRILALFSAAGPDAGVLSLDGKMIDKPHLRQAERVARRAGLDPDALPDLS encoded by the coding sequence ATGAGATCACTGCTGTTCGTTCCCGGCGATTCAGAGCGCAAGATGCGCAAGGCGATCGACTGTGGTGCCGACGCGCTGATTCTCGACCTTGAGGATTCGGTCGCACAATCGCGAAAGGCCGAGGCCCGTCAGATCGTGGCGTCGTTTCTGCAGAACACCGAAAGAAGTGCCCAAGCGCCTCGATTGATCGTGCGCGTCAATGCGCTCGACACCGGCTTGACTGGTGATGATCTGACCGCAGTCGTCCGCGCCTCGCCCGATGCCATCCTGCTGCCCAAAGCCAGTTCCGGCGCCGACATCCAGGATCTGGACGCCCGCATCAGCGTTGAGGAGGCTGCCTCAGGTCTGCCCGCCGGGCAGGTGCTCATTCATGCCTTGATGACCGAAACCGCCACCGGCATGCTTGCCGCCGCATCTTTCTCTAACAAATCTGTTCGGCTTTCAGCCTTGACCTGGGGTGCGGAGGATCTGGCGGCAGACATCGGCGCATCATCCAACAAGAATGACAATGGCAGCTACACCGACGTGTTCCGCCTGGCGCGCAGCCTGACAATCCTGGCTGCGGCCAATGCGGGCGTTGACGCCATCGACACGGTTTTCACCGATTTCCGCGACATGGGCGGACTTGATGCCGAATGCCGGGCTGCGGTGCGCGACGGATTTTCCGGCAAGATGGCAATTCATCCCGATCAGGTCAGCATCATCAATGCCGCGTTCACCCCACCGTCTGAGGATGTCGAACGGGCGGTCCGAATCCTCGCGCTATTTTCGGCTGCCGGACCGGATGCCGGGGTTCTCTCGCTTGATGGCAAGATGATCGACAAGCCACATCTGCGCCAGGCCGAACGGGTGGCGCGGAGGGCAGGACTGGATCCTGATGCCCTGCCCGATCTGAGCTAG
- the hisI gene encoding phosphoribosyl-AMP cyclohydrolase, protein MTGTPKTPTDAKSELEEGSVLAPRFDVNGLITAVVTDSRDNAVLMLAHMNDEALRLTIETGIAHYWSRSRQNLWKKGETSGNVQMVEEIRVDCDQDAVLLKVRVGGVDATCHTGRRSCFYRKVVTKDGEPQLETVSSPLFDPSTVYKEH, encoded by the coding sequence ATGACCGGCACGCCGAAAACCCCAACTGACGCGAAATCCGAACTTGAGGAAGGCTCGGTGCTGGCGCCGCGTTTTGACGTCAACGGCTTGATCACCGCAGTGGTCACCGACAGCCGCGACAATGCGGTGCTGATGCTGGCGCACATGAATGACGAAGCCCTGAGGCTGACGATCGAGACCGGCATCGCCCACTATTGGAGCCGGTCGCGCCAAAACCTTTGGAAAAAGGGCGAGACCTCGGGAAATGTGCAAATGGTCGAGGAAATCCGCGTCGATTGCGACCAGGACGCAGTGTTGCTCAAGGTCCGTGTCGGCGGTGTTGATGCGACCTGCCACACCGGCCGCCGGTCGTGTTTTTACCGGAAAGTTGTCACCAAGGACGGTGAGCCGCAGCTTGAAACCGTTTCCAGCCCTCTGTTTGACCCTTCGACGGTGTATAAAGAACATTAG
- the yidD gene encoding membrane protein insertion efficiency factor YidD, which produces MTSRNFSGRWRKTPGRLLGTGLVRFYQLSLSGFIGNSCRHLPTCSEYAFEAIARHGLWKGGWLALFRVGRCGPGGTHGIDNVPETLDGRLVWWAPWRFAAVRHRCGRGK; this is translated from the coding sequence ATGACAAGTCGTAATTTTTCCGGCCGCTGGCGCAAAACGCCGGGCCGGCTTCTTGGCACAGGGCTGGTGCGTTTCTACCAGCTCAGCCTGTCTGGTTTCATCGGTAATTCCTGCCGGCATTTGCCGACCTGCTCCGAATATGCCTTTGAGGCGATCGCCAGGCATGGATTGTGGAAGGGCGGCTGGCTGGCTTTGTTCCGGGTCGGCCGCTGCGGTCCGGGCGGAACCCACGGCATCGACAATGTGCCCGAAACGCTCGATGGGCGGCTGGTCTGGTGGGCGCCGTGGCGGTTTGCCGCTGTGAGACACCGTTGTGGCCGTGGAAAATAG
- a CDS encoding rhomboid family intramembrane serine protease: MTEGPDTTAPGATQPGHEPIFNIPNVVLAMLLAMLALQVAIDSVLPQKAVLEIYLQGAFISQRYAESPTGQGGAYFWSPITYSLLHGGYAHLALNSFWLAAFGSVVARRIGWVRFLIFWVLSALASAALFLAFHWGDQNIMVGASGVVSALMGAASRFAFGGGGFRRDQAHLNRRLSIGQSLRNRMVFGFLVVWFGINMLAAVGFSFGMADTAIAWEAHVGGFLFGFLAFALFDPMQRD; encoded by the coding sequence ATGACCGAAGGACCTGACACGACAGCACCCGGAGCGACGCAGCCAGGGCATGAGCCGATTTTCAACATTCCGAACGTAGTGTTGGCAATGTTGCTGGCGATGCTGGCGCTTCAGGTCGCCATTGATTCTGTATTGCCGCAGAAAGCGGTGCTGGAAATCTATCTGCAAGGTGCATTCATTTCTCAACGCTATGCCGAAAGCCCCACAGGGCAGGGCGGTGCCTATTTCTGGTCACCCATAACCTATTCGCTGCTGCATGGCGGCTATGCCCATCTGGCGCTCAATTCATTCTGGCTTGCGGCTTTTGGTTCGGTCGTTGCCCGTCGCATTGGCTGGGTACGGTTTTTGATTTTCTGGGTGCTTTCGGCCCTGGCTTCGGCAGCGCTGTTTCTGGCCTTTCACTGGGGCGATCAGAACATCATGGTCGGTGCCTCTGGCGTGGTCTCGGCGCTGATGGGCGCTGCATCGCGCTTCGCCTTTGGCGGCGGCGGGTTCCGGCGCGACCAGGCCCATCTCAATCGCCGGCTGAGCATCGGTCAATCGCTGCGCAACCGCATGGTTTTCGGCTTTTTGGTGGTCTGGTTCGGCATCAACATGCTGGCGGCCGTCGGCTTTTCTTTCGGCATGGCCGATACGGCGATTGCCTGGGAAGCCCATGTCGGCGGTTTTCTGTTCGGATTTCTTGCATTTGCGCTGTTTGATCCGATGCAGCGGGACTGA
- a CDS encoding CBS domain-containing protein, with protein sequence MTVKQILDQKGRNVVTVTPSMGTEEAVRFLSDNKIGAVVVTDTNGKIVGILSERDIVRAVATKGGDALSAPISAIMTSKVTTCGESHSINQVMELMTNGRFRHLPVEEDGKLIGLISIGDVVRRRIEDVEREAEDIKAYIAS encoded by the coding sequence ATGACTGTTAAACAGATACTTGATCAAAAGGGCCGTAACGTTGTCACCGTCACCCCGTCCATGGGTACGGAAGAGGCTGTTCGGTTCTTGTCTGACAACAAGATCGGCGCGGTGGTCGTAACCGACACCAACGGCAAGATCGTCGGAATTCTCTCGGAGCGCGATATTGTCCGTGCCGTGGCTACCAAGGGCGGCGATGCATTGTCGGCGCCGATTTCCGCAATCATGACCTCAAAGGTCACGACCTGCGGCGAATCACATTCCATCAACCAGGTCATGGAATTGATGACAAATGGCCGGTTCCGGCATTTGCCGGTCGAGGAAGATGGCAAGTTGATCGGACTGATTTCGATCGGCGACGTCGTGCGCCGGCGTATCGAGGATGTCGAGCGCGAGGCCGAGGACATCAAGGCCTATATCGCGAGTTAG
- a CDS encoding nitroreductase has product MHEEDMPVNAALKTYLETRRSVPAFQMSEPGPSRAEIEDMLRLARRVPDHGKLAPWRFVVYAGAERERISLELAKVAMSNKPDMDDEMIAVEKTRLTRAPVVIAVISRAAPHVKIPEWEQVLSAGAVCLNLVMAANALGYAANWLSEWFAFDESVYPLLGVADGERVAGFIHIGTPQIQTVERPRPELADIVTFAGE; this is encoded by the coding sequence ATGCACGAGGAAGACATGCCGGTCAATGCTGCCCTGAAGACCTATCTTGAAACCCGTCGTTCGGTTCCGGCGTTCCAGATGAGCGAACCGGGCCCGTCGCGGGCCGAAATCGAGGACATGCTCAGGCTTGCCCGCCGGGTTCCCGATCACGGCAAACTCGCGCCATGGCGGTTTGTTGTCTACGCAGGCGCCGAGCGCGAGCGGATTTCGCTGGAACTGGCCAAAGTCGCGATGTCAAACAAGCCGGATATGGATGACGAGATGATCGCGGTCGAGAAGACCCGGCTGACGCGTGCACCAGTGGTGATCGCGGTGATTTCGCGTGCGGCACCGCATGTCAAAATCCCCGAATGGGAACAGGTTCTCAGCGCCGGTGCTGTGTGCCTTAATCTGGTCATGGCGGCAAATGCACTGGGATATGCCGCCAACTGGCTGTCGGAGTGGTTCGCCTTTGATGAAAGCGTTTATCCGCTGCTCGGCGTCGCGGACGGCGAACGGGTGGCCGGCTTCATTCATATAGGTACACCGCAGATACAGACCGTCGAACGTCCCCGGCCAGAACTTGCTGACATCGTCACCTTCGCCGGGGAATAA
- a CDS encoding flavin reductase family protein: protein MFYKTQDNQHGLPHDPFKAIVAPRPIGWIGSRGRDGSVNLAPYSYFNAISDRPKLVMFSSVGRKDTVRNIEETRVFTTSMVSRHLAEKMNLSSASVPYGESEFAFADLTMAEGRIVDAPFVSEAYAALECQVTDIFEAKGLDGVLSANIVVIGQVMGIHIDEAALVDGMLDMSIAAPLGRLGYLDYADASRTFQMNRPASTKA, encoded by the coding sequence GTGTTTTATAAGACCCAAGACAATCAGCACGGTCTTCCGCATGATCCGTTCAAGGCCATCGTCGCGCCCCGGCCGATCGGCTGGATCGGAAGCCGGGGACGTGACGGCTCGGTTAATCTGGCGCCGTATTCCTATTTCAATGCGATTTCCGATCGTCCCAAACTGGTGATGTTCTCCTCCGTCGGGCGCAAGGATACAGTGCGCAATATCGAGGAAACGAGGGTGTTCACCACCAGCATGGTGAGCAGGCACCTGGCGGAGAAAATGAACCTGTCATCTGCCAGCGTGCCCTATGGCGAGAGCGAGTTCGCCTTCGCTGATCTGACCATGGCTGAGGGGCGCATTGTGGATGCGCCATTTGTGTCTGAAGCCTATGCCGCACTGGAATGCCAGGTAACGGACATATTCGAGGCCAAGGGTCTCGACGGCGTACTGAGCGCAAATATTGTGGTTATAGGTCAGGTGATGGGCATCCATATTGATGAAGCCGCGCTTGTCGACGGCATGCTCGACATGTCGATCGCTGCTCCGTTGGGTCGTCTGGGCTATTTGGACTATGCCGATGCGTCCCGCACATTCCAGATGAATCGACCGGCCTCGACCAAGGCCTGA
- a CDS encoding PilZ domain-containing protein, with product MRADHSEHDCVVDTMSPFDAIISSNVRPEVGERIVSYLDYIGRVEGKVTETGFRSFTIAINATDRKRDKLSAQLTWLANKHELGLPEDRRHERVAPSNPTSEIKLDDGRRYPCRIIDLSVSGAAIEIDVRPAFGTMVILGNMRGRVVRHFQEGIAMEFMTIQPEDAINQLS from the coding sequence ATGCGCGCTGATCATTCAGAGCATGACTGCGTCGTTGACACCATGTCTCCGTTCGACGCCATCATTTCCAGCAACGTTCGTCCCGAAGTCGGCGAACGGATCGTCTCCTACCTTGATTATATTGGCCGCGTTGAGGGCAAGGTGACAGAGACCGGGTTCCGCTCTTTCACGATCGCCATCAATGCGACTGACCGGAAACGCGACAAGCTGTCCGCCCAGCTGACCTGGCTTGCCAACAAGCACGAACTTGGCCTGCCGGAAGACCGCCGTCACGAGCGTGTTGCACCAAGCAATCCGACTTCAGAAATCAAGCTTGATGATGGCCGCCGCTACCCTTGCCGGATCATCGATCTTTCCGTCTCAGGTGCTGCTATCGAAATCGACGTCCGCCCGGCTTTTGGCACAATGGTCATTCTGGGAAACATGCGTGGCCGTGTCGTACGCCATTTCCAGGAAGGCATCGCCATGGAGTTCATGACCATCCAGCCGGAAGATGCGATCAATCAGCTGTCCTGA
- a CDS encoding PAS domain-containing protein — translation MRHKNNLELFEYWTSKRGNRPAPNRTDIEPADIRTLLPHVFICDLGAGNELNFRLAGTALCALYGRELKGRTFGSLWLDDGIRNADRTGASVVSRATPAVLTLDCLSTEARIIKAEMLLLPLTGPSGQYDRLIGLLSVFDPPYWIGHDPLIGFSTTGIRFIDQSRDPVFLANRPEIRLPSAAAGVHSPSRTEKQRKVAHLIVLDGGRQD, via the coding sequence ATGAGACACAAGAACAACCTCGAACTGTTTGAGTACTGGACGTCCAAACGCGGTAACCGCCCAGCACCAAACCGAACCGACATCGAACCAGCCGATATTCGCACATTGCTTCCTCATGTGTTCATTTGCGACCTGGGAGCCGGCAATGAGCTCAACTTCAGGCTTGCGGGCACCGCCTTGTGCGCCCTCTATGGCCGCGAACTCAAGGGACGCACTTTCGGGTCACTCTGGCTCGATGACGGCATCCGCAATGCCGACCGTACCGGGGCATCGGTGGTATCCCGTGCCACGCCGGCTGTTTTGACGCTTGATTGCCTGAGCACCGAAGCACGGATTATCAAGGCCGAAATGCTGCTGCTTCCGCTCACCGGTCCCAGCGGCCAGTATGACCGTTTGATTGGCCTTCTGTCCGTCTTCGATCCGCCATACTGGATCGGTCATGATCCACTGATCGGTTTTTCCACGACCGGCATCCGTTTTATTGATCAATCGCGCGATCCGGTCTTTCTGGCCAATCGGCCCGAAATCAGGCTCCCGTCCGCCGCAGCCGGTGTCCATTCACCCAGCCGCACTGAAAAGCAAAGAAAAGTGGCGCACTTGATTGTACTTGACGGCGGGCGTCAGGATTAA
- a CDS encoding patatin-like phospholipase family protein, giving the protein MLNWNMNRPIEPSMATSASTIPVTPPPLTPTLGTMNHIAPQKPRIALALGGGAARGWAHIGVLRALDEAGVEVSMIAGTSIGALVGGCYLAGRLDELEAFARSLTMRRIAGLLDFAIGGGGLFGGMRLNDRMQEHLVGVNIEDLDRTFVAVAAELNTGHEVWISKGSLITGIRASYALPGIFEPVRCNNRTLLDGALVNPVPVSVCRAHEQPLVVAVNLHYDLYGRSAVVKHTASEPVAEDTGGKPHKKPRESRLGMTAVMVQAFNIIQDRISRARLAGDPPDLSLHPRLADIGLSEFHRASEAIDRGYQETVNKLGEITRMQATLTPL; this is encoded by the coding sequence ATGCTGAACTGGAACATGAACAGACCCATTGAGCCTTCCATGGCAACTTCGGCCAGTACAATTCCTGTGACACCGCCTCCCTTGACTCCGACACTTGGCACCATGAACCACATTGCACCGCAAAAGCCTCGTATCGCTCTCGCCCTGGGCGGTGGCGCTGCGCGCGGATGGGCCCATATCGGCGTTCTGCGAGCGCTCGACGAAGCTGGCGTCGAGGTTTCGATGATCGCCGGGACATCCATCGGCGCTCTTGTCGGCGGCTGTTACCTGGCCGGACGGCTGGATGAACTCGAAGCCTTTGCCCGCAGCCTGACCATGCGGCGGATTGCCGGCCTCCTGGATTTTGCCATCGGTGGTGGCGGACTGTTTGGCGGCATGAGGCTCAACGACCGGATGCAGGAGCATCTTGTCGGCGTCAATATCGAAGATCTCGACCGAACCTTCGTCGCTGTTGCCGCCGAACTCAACACCGGCCATGAGGTCTGGATATCGAAGGGATCATTGATCACCGGCATTCGCGCGTCCTACGCTCTGCCCGGAATTTTTGAGCCGGTCCGTTGCAACAATCGCACGCTTCTCGACGGTGCCCTGGTCAACCCGGTTCCTGTTTCGGTCTGTCGTGCCCACGAACAGCCATTGGTGGTCGCAGTCAATCTTCACTACGATCTTTATGGCCGTTCCGCAGTGGTCAAGCACACCGCCAGCGAACCAGTTGCCGAAGATACCGGCGGCAAACCACACAAGAAACCACGTGAAAGCCGCCTCGGCATGACTGCCGTCATGGTGCAGGCCTTCAACATCATTCAGGACCGGATCTCACGCGCCCGTTTGGCTGGTGACCCGCCAGATCTTTCATTGCACCCGAGATTGGCAGATATCGGCTTGTCCGAGTTTCACCGCGCCAGCGAAGCCATCGACCGGGGCTACCAGGAAACCGTCAACAAACTCGGTGAAATCACCCGGATGCAGGCGACCTTGACGCCGCTCTGA